The following nucleotide sequence is from Zea mays cultivar B73 chromosome 1, Zm-B73-REFERENCE-NAM-5.0, whole genome shotgun sequence.
tagTGGAGGAGAGTCGTCTGCAAAAATGGGCCGGGGATCGGGGTCACCACCAAAGAACTGCAGGATAAACTCAACAGGAATCAGTAATGGTAGAATTATGCAACAGAGTGATTTTAATTTTGGATgctactaagggggtgtttggttgctcctgctaaagtttagcccgggtcacatcaaacgtttgacttttaaataggagtatgaaatatagacccaaccaaatggactagattcgtctcgtcttttaattttcggctgacaaattagttttataatccgactacatttaataaccggaacggaggttcaaacattcgatgggacaggggctaaattttagcggggtgtaaccaaacaccccctaacacTCAACTTCTGTTTGCAAAATTAAATATCTAGTTCACAGAAAGCTGACTCTTTCAGTGTTATCTATCTTCTTCTAAAGTTGAGATCTTTTTAACGATACAGATCTAATTTTCCTGCGTACATTAGATTAGACACAACATACACACATATATCACACTGAATCGCTGAAGCCGCAAAGCTCAGTACTACCAGTCTACCTCAACGggcaaaggaagaagaaaagaaaaaaaacccaTACTAGTGGAGTGGTTACAACAAGAGGTGAGCAGCGACACACGGTTAATAAAACCATCGTCATCCAGTTCCACACTTTCCATTCATTCATCCATCCTTCCTTCCTTCCTGCTGTTAGGAGCGAGCTCGCACGGTGGCCCGGCAGTAGGGGCAGTCGGCGCGGGACCGCAGCCAGCGCTGCAGGCAGGCGGAGTGGAAGACGTGCCCGCAGCGCAGCTGCGTGAGCCCGCCGCCGGCGCCGCACCTCTCCAGGCATATGGAGCAGTCAGAAGCTGCGTCCGCGGGCGCGGCTCGCCCGTCTTCTGCTTCCTGTACCGCGGAGGCCGCCGGTTTGGGGAACACAGGGATGGGTTCACGTTCACCGGGCTGGAACTGGAACTGGAAGCAGCTGGTTTGACCGCCGCCCGAAGAGGCGTCAACGACGGGGCGAGCGAGTCCTCCAGCTCCAGCCCAGAGTGTCTGCAGCGGCCATGTCTTGTGCCTGCAAGCAACGGACGAGAGCACACACAGCAAGCGTAGATGTAGATTGATGAGCGTGTTGCCAGATTTAATTACGTGCAGCTAATAAGAGTTTGGTTAACGCACGAGGACCTTCGTCCCGCCGCCAGGACCAGGTCCACGCTGCCGAGCCTCTGAAGGAGCCGTTCCCTGGCCTGCTGCACGGCGTCGGGAAGCCGGCCGTGGTCCGACCCCGACGTGCTGCGGTGGTGAAGCCCTGCGCTGGAGGCCGTGTGAAGAAGCCCTGCTGCCTTTCCGACTGGCCCCGGAGGCTTGGCTGCAGCAGCGTGATCCCTTTGGTGCCCTGGAACATCATGCTCCTGTGCAGCTAGATTCAGTAGCTAAACTACTGCCAAGCTTTGTTCGCAAATGTAGATGAATTGAAGGGAACACATCAACACACACACATGATAACACAAATTTGCCCATTCAAGTTTATACCAATTGTACAAGCCCACATCGTTTTTACACtctcttttcttttgactaatatTTTGAGAGGCTGCAATCATCCATGCCAGGGATTCATCCATGCTTTCTAACTTAGGATatcctctgttttttttttttgcctGCTAGGTTCGCTACAATAATACTCTGCCTAGTTCGAGATGGACTATGAGCTAACTTCTCATTCAAGCGGTGCCGAATATTCCAGGACGCTGGTGGACTCCTCGATGCTCCTGAAGAACGAGGAGGCTAGGCCTAGGCCTTCATCGAAACCGAATTACTGATGGACTCCTCAACCATAAGGGTGTACAGTACAGTACACTAGACATCTGCATCCATCGGCAGCTCTGCTCCACCA
It contains:
- the LOC100192938 gene encoding putative RING zinc finger domain superfamily protein yields the protein MPIASKLVYFQRRPAPAPPDDPGPEPPDPRRPRRRRRSGSLSSSHQKPEHDVPGHQRDHAAAAKPPGPVGKAAGLLHTASSAGLHHRSTSGSDHGRLPDAVQQARERLLQRLGSVDLVLAAGRRHKTWPLQTLWAGAGGLARPVVDASSGGGQTSCFQFQFQPGEREPIPVFPKPAASAVQEAEDGRAAPADAASDCSICLERCGAGGGLTQLRCGHVFHSACLQRWLRSRADCPYCRATVRARS